One window from the genome of Acidihalobacter ferrooxydans encodes:
- the flgF gene encoding flagellar basal-body rod protein FlgF: protein MDRMLYIAMSGAKEIMLQQANTANNLANADTTGFKRDYQAFKAVPVTGPGYASRIYPQDAGVGTDFTPGPLIATGNPLDIALKGPGWIAVQGPNGKEQYTRAGDLRIDANGILTTSQGYPVLGSSGPISIPPSSKIAIGSDGTVTVQPDGQGPNALAVIDQIKLVDPPPSELTRSADGLMQTRNGQPAPAANVVVESGMLEGSNVNPVDSMVRMISLARQYELQVKTMQTAQRNAQASAQLINLG, encoded by the coding sequence ATGGATCGCATGCTCTATATCGCAATGTCGGGCGCCAAGGAAATCATGCTCCAGCAGGCGAACACGGCGAACAATCTGGCCAACGCGGACACCACCGGCTTCAAGCGCGATTACCAGGCCTTCAAGGCGGTGCCGGTTACCGGGCCGGGTTACGCCAGCCGCATTTACCCCCAGGATGCGGGGGTGGGCACGGATTTCACCCCGGGGCCGCTGATCGCCACCGGCAATCCGCTCGACATCGCGCTCAAGGGGCCAGGCTGGATCGCCGTCCAGGGTCCGAATGGAAAAGAGCAATACACCCGCGCCGGCGATCTGCGCATCGATGCCAACGGCATTCTGACGACCTCCCAGGGCTACCCGGTGCTCGGCAGTTCAGGGCCGATCTCGATTCCTCCGAGCAGTAAGATTGCCATCGGCAGCGACGGCACCGTCACCGTCCAGCCGGACGGGCAGGGGCCGAATGCCCTGGCGGTGATTGATCAGATCAAGCTTGTCGATCCGCCGCCTTCGGAACTGACCCGAAGTGCCGACGGGCTCATGCAGACCCGCAATGGCCAGCCGGCACCTGCGGCCAATGTAGTGGTTGAATCGGGCATGCTCGAGGGGAGCAATGTCAACCCGGTAGACAGCATGGTGCGCATGATTTCATTGGCCCGTCAGTATGAACTGCAGGTGAAGACCATGCAGACCGCCCAGCGGAACGCGCAGGCCAGCGCGCAACTCATCAATCTTGGCTGA
- a CDS encoding flagellar basal body L-ring protein FlgH: protein MMTLRQLAISLSTLGLLAMGGCATIGPNPIPPDNPKYAAVMPVAPKTASQNNGSLYQSQQDTSLFVDPKAHRVGDLLTVVLNESTSATKSADTTSSKKTGVSVATPSLLGQTIPKLGASVSSGNSFAGKGQSSQSNTMSGTITVTVAKVLSNGNLLVQGQNWITINQGREYIRLRGIVDPSNITPQNTVLSTQVADAHIGYFGTGQLNSANREGWLARFFNAWWPF from the coding sequence ATGATGACTCTGCGTCAACTGGCGATATCACTATCAACTCTGGGGCTGCTTGCCATGGGCGGTTGTGCCACCATCGGCCCCAATCCGATTCCGCCGGACAATCCCAAGTACGCGGCGGTCATGCCCGTGGCGCCCAAGACTGCCTCGCAGAACAACGGCTCGCTGTATCAAAGCCAGCAGGACACTTCGCTGTTCGTCGATCCAAAAGCACACCGTGTGGGCGATCTGCTGACGGTGGTTCTCAATGAAAGCACTTCGGCCACCAAATCGGCCGACACCACTTCCTCGAAAAAGACCGGCGTGAGCGTGGCGACACCGAGCCTGCTCGGGCAGACGATTCCCAAGCTGGGCGCCAGCGTATCCAGCGGGAACAGTTTTGCCGGCAAGGGGCAGTCCTCGCAGAGCAATACCATGAGCGGAACCATCACCGTGACAGTCGCCAAGGTGCTGTCCAACGGCAATCTGCTGGTGCAGGGGCAGAACTGGATCACCATCAATCAGGGGCGGGAATACATCCGTCTGCGCGGCATCGTCGATCCGTCCAATATCACCCCTCAGAACACGGTGCTTTCAACCCAGGTCGCCGACGCCCACATCGGATATTTCGGCACAGGCCAGCTCAACAGTGCCAATCGCGAAGGCTGGCTGGCGCGCTTCTTCAACGCATGGTGGCCGTTTTGA
- the flgJ gene encoding flagellar assembly peptidoglycan hydrolase FlgJ produces the protein MTMPGDANVMASVYTDFQGLNSLKAAAHQQTTAAKKEAARQFEAVFIEMMLQSMRKATPKDSLLGDSQTRLYRGLYDHQIALDMAQGSGIGLRGMIEKALGVNSASGAPGSDSVSQAHSLPTGPRPTATALGKTTTTGQTDTASESAQWPPATPQAFVTQVMPYARAAAARIGVQPDVLVAQAALESGWGKRVPRLADGQSSYNLFGIKAGANWQGQTVNVPTLEYRDGVAHREQARFRAYSSIAASFADYAGLITHHPRYRQAIAAAGDPTAYLQQLQQAGYATDPQYAAKVDAILTGKHLAGEHLAGKALLAMNPAVKNPADGTIT, from the coding sequence ATGACGATGCCGGGCGACGCCAATGTAATGGCTTCCGTGTACACGGACTTTCAGGGCCTGAACAGCCTCAAGGCAGCCGCGCACCAACAGACCACAGCAGCCAAAAAAGAAGCGGCCCGCCAGTTCGAGGCCGTGTTTATCGAAATGATGCTGCAGTCCATGCGTAAAGCGACCCCGAAAGACAGCCTGTTAGGCGATTCGCAGACGCGTCTCTATCGGGGTCTGTACGACCATCAGATCGCGCTCGACATGGCGCAGGGCTCCGGAATCGGTTTGCGCGGCATGATCGAAAAGGCTCTGGGCGTGAATTCGGCGTCGGGTGCACCCGGTTCAGATTCTGTCAGTCAGGCGCATTCCTTACCTACGGGCCCGCGGCCGACAGCGACGGCACTCGGGAAAACCACGACGACAGGGCAGACCGACACTGCCAGCGAGTCTGCGCAGTGGCCACCTGCCACCCCCCAGGCGTTCGTCACGCAGGTGATGCCCTATGCGCGAGCGGCGGCGGCCAGGATCGGGGTTCAACCGGATGTGCTTGTCGCCCAGGCGGCGTTGGAAAGCGGCTGGGGCAAACGTGTGCCGCGCCTGGCCGATGGGCAGAGCAGCTATAACCTGTTCGGCATCAAGGCAGGGGCCAATTGGCAGGGTCAAACCGTAAACGTGCCCACGCTGGAGTACCGCGATGGCGTGGCTCACCGCGAGCAGGCCCGATTCCGGGCCTATTCATCGATCGCCGCCAGCTTTGCCGATTATGCCGGACTGATCACGCATCATCCGCGTTACCGGCAAGCCATTGCCGCCGCAGGCGATCCGACCGCCTACCTGCAGCAATTGCAGCAGGCCGGTTATGCCACGGACCCTCAGTACGCGGCCAAGGTTGATGCGATTCTTACAGGCAAACATCTCGCTGGCGAACATCTGGCTGGCAAAGCTCTGCTGGCCATGAACCCCGCAGTCAAGAATCCGGCTGACGGGACGATAACCTGA
- a CDS encoding flagellar basal body P-ring protein FlgI, which yields MVAVLKTLRILLLLLPVLAVTQVGSGNAFAETVRDLASISGVRSNQLVGYGLVVGLNGTGDQTSQTPFTIQSIENMLTRFGVNIPNNVNPQLKNVAAVMVTASLPPFASQGQHIDVTVSSIGNAKSLRGGVLLMTPLRAANGQVYALAQGNLVVAGYQASGAGGTTTQVNTPTVGLIPSGATVERSVSTPFDQGNTLTLNLNTPSFTTATRVAQAINKAAGPGTAEPKNAASIQVSVPKNPGKRVAFVSFIQNLNITPEPPPAQVIVDARTGTVIIGAGVTVLPAAVAHGNLTVTIKQSAKVSQPKPLSSGRTVVTPKSSVSAKQAKAHAFVFKAGTSLNSIVSAINAVGATPDDLIAILEALKKAGALRAKLVVI from the coding sequence ATGGTGGCCGTTTTGAAAACGCTTCGTATCTTATTGTTGTTGTTGCCGGTTTTGGCCGTAACGCAGGTCGGCTCAGGCAACGCCTTCGCCGAGACCGTACGCGATCTGGCGAGCATTTCCGGCGTGCGCAGCAACCAGCTGGTCGGCTATGGTCTGGTCGTGGGTCTCAACGGCACGGGTGACCAGACCTCACAGACACCATTCACCATCCAGAGCATCGAAAACATGCTGACCCGTTTCGGTGTCAACATTCCAAACAATGTCAATCCGCAACTCAAGAACGTGGCCGCAGTCATGGTCACAGCGAGTCTGCCGCCTTTTGCCAGCCAGGGCCAGCATATCGACGTGACCGTATCCTCTATCGGCAACGCCAAGAGTCTGCGTGGAGGCGTGTTGCTGATGACCCCATTGAGGGCGGCCAATGGGCAGGTCTACGCTCTGGCGCAAGGCAATCTGGTGGTGGCCGGCTATCAGGCTAGCGGCGCGGGTGGCACGACTACTCAGGTCAACACGCCAACCGTGGGTTTGATTCCGAGCGGCGCGACTGTCGAGCGCAGTGTGTCAACACCCTTCGATCAGGGCAATACGTTGACTCTCAATCTCAATACACCGAGCTTTACCACCGCGACTCGTGTCGCACAAGCCATCAACAAGGCTGCGGGCCCCGGCACGGCAGAACCGAAAAATGCCGCGTCCATCCAGGTCAGCGTGCCGAAAAATCCTGGCAAGCGGGTCGCCTTCGTTTCCTTCATCCAAAACCTCAATATCACCCCAGAACCGCCTCCAGCTCAGGTGATCGTTGATGCGCGCACCGGCACGGTGATCATCGGCGCCGGCGTGACGGTGCTGCCGGCCGCCGTCGCGCATGGCAATCTGACCGTGACGATCAAGCAAAGCGCCAAAGTCAGCCAGCCGAAGCCCTTGTCGAGCGGACGCACCGTGGTCACCCCAAAGTCCAGCGTGTCGGCCAAACAGGCCAAGGCGCATGCTTTCGTCTTCAAGGCAGGTACGTCGCTCAATTCCATCGTCAGTGCGATCAATGCCGTGGGCGCCACGCCGGATGATCTTATCGCCATTCTCGAAGCGCTTAAAAAAGCCGGCGCTCTGCGCGCCAAGCTGGTGGTGATCTAG
- a CDS encoding flagellar basal body rod C-terminal domain-containing protein has product MSTAENGLGRIAIGVGTQFNTLQQQGIDLNGQPGTDFFKVPQPQVFPASSNAGTSGLPSVNIADASQLTTDNYRLSYAGSSGWTLTDTTTNQPVSMTGSGTSASPYTAAGLHIVVPTNVSAGDNFTIEPTTYAARDLSLNLTNSRQIAAASVVASTATQANAGNATISSPTLTAAAGSVNTTSVNLTISGNPPNTWTATDAANGTTLSSGAYSQTNGATIALNGWSVNLSGGAQTGDSFTVSGTGPGDNGNALRMAASQQQNLLENGGSGATATFGAAYSQLVAQVGTETQAAQTSAKTNQALLNQATALQQSISGVNLDQEAANLLKYQQAYQASAKVIATANSLFKTLLQAVQ; this is encoded by the coding sequence ATCTCCACCGCCGAGAACGGATTGGGTCGTATCGCCATCGGCGTCGGTACGCAATTCAACACGCTCCAGCAACAGGGCATCGACCTGAATGGCCAGCCCGGCACTGATTTCTTCAAGGTGCCCCAGCCACAGGTGTTCCCGGCTAGCAGTAATGCCGGCACCAGCGGGCTGCCATCCGTGAATATTGCCGATGCCAGCCAGTTGACGACCGACAATTATCGTCTGTCCTATGCCGGCAGCAGTGGCTGGACCCTGACCGACACCACCACCAACCAGCCTGTGAGCATGACAGGCAGCGGCACTTCCGCCAGCCCTTATACTGCCGCGGGTCTCCACATTGTCGTACCCACGAATGTCAGCGCAGGCGATAACTTCACCATCGAGCCGACCACTTATGCCGCCCGCGATCTGAGCCTTAATCTCACCAACTCGCGCCAGATCGCGGCCGCCTCGGTTGTTGCCAGCACGGCAACCCAGGCCAATGCCGGCAACGCAACCATCAGTTCGCCCACATTGACGGCTGCGGCCGGCAGCGTAAACACGACATCGGTCAATCTCACCATCAGCGGCAACCCACCGAACACCTGGACCGCGACCGACGCCGCCAACGGCACCACGCTGTCGAGTGGCGCATACAGTCAGACCAACGGCGCCACCATCGCGCTCAATGGCTGGAGCGTCAACCTGAGCGGGGGCGCCCAAACGGGCGACTCATTCACCGTCAGCGGGACCGGCCCCGGAGACAACGGCAACGCGCTGCGGATGGCCGCTTCGCAGCAACAGAATCTGCTCGAAAACGGCGGCAGCGGAGCGACCGCCACCTTCGGCGCCGCCTACAGCCAACTGGTCGCTCAGGTCGGCACCGAAACCCAGGCCGCGCAGACCAGTGCCAAGACCAACCAGGCGTTGCTCAATCAGGCCACGGCGCTGCAGCAGTCCATATCCGGGGTCAATCTGGATCAGGAAGCGGCCAATCTACTCAAGTATCAGCAGGCCTACCAGGCGTCGGCCAAGGTGATCGCCACCGCCAACAGTCTGTTCAAGACTCTGCTCCAAGCGGTCCAGTGA
- the flgG gene encoding flagellar basal-body rod protein FlgG, which yields MNPALWIAMTGLNAQQTNMDVIANNLANVNTTGFKRGRASFESLIYQNVRQPGAQSTQNTQLPTGLMLGTGVRIGSTEKLFTQGNIIQTKNNLDVAIQGQGFLQILMPDGTTAYTRDGSFQLDSSGQIVTASGYPLQPAITVPTNTTSVTIGSDGTVTATVAGSTTPTQIGTIQLANFINPAGLQPIGNNLYEATAASGSAQTGTPGLNGLGTLQQGALETSNVNVVESLVNMIETQRAYEINSKAISTTDQMLQYLNNNV from the coding sequence ATGAATCCCGCACTCTGGATCGCCATGACCGGGCTTAACGCCCAGCAGACCAACATGGACGTCATCGCCAACAATCTGGCCAATGTCAACACCACGGGTTTCAAGCGAGGCCGCGCCAGTTTCGAGTCGCTGATTTATCAGAACGTGCGCCAGCCCGGCGCCCAGTCGACTCAGAATACGCAACTGCCCACCGGCCTGATGCTGGGCACGGGTGTTCGGATCGGTTCCACCGAAAAACTGTTCACCCAGGGCAATATCATCCAGACCAAGAACAATCTGGACGTGGCGATCCAGGGGCAGGGGTTCTTGCAGATCCTCATGCCGGACGGCACCACGGCCTATACTCGCGACGGCTCTTTTCAGCTCGACAGCAGCGGGCAGATCGTCACCGCCAGCGGATATCCGTTGCAGCCGGCAATCACGGTGCCGACCAACACCACCAGCGTCACCATCGGCTCCGATGGCACGGTTACCGCAACCGTGGCCGGCAGCACCACACCCACCCAGATCGGCACCATCCAGTTGGCCAATTTCATCAATCCGGCCGGCCTGCAACCGATCGGAAACAACCTGTACGAAGCCACCGCTGCGAGCGGCTCCGCGCAGACCGGGACTCCAGGGCTCAACGGTCTTGGCACTCTGCAGCAGGGGGCGCTGGAAACCTCCAACGTGAACGTGGTTGAGTCGCTGGTCAATATGATCGAAACCCAGCGCGCCTATGAAATCAACTCCAAGGCGATTTCAACCACCGATCAGATGTTGCAGTACCTCAACAACAACGTCTGA
- the flgL gene encoding flagellar hook-associated protein FlgL has product MRLSTAEFTQSSINSILDQQSQLNQTQQQLSTGRSIVTPADNPPGAAQALQLQSAIDTNTQWVKNGDAATASLNLEQSTLTQVKNVLQSVRTLVIQANNGTENNQSRAAIATQVKQNLQEVLGYANTRDSNGNYIFAGSQTATKPFTQNPGGSFAYSGDQIQRFIQIGGSRQIASNDPGSSVFMQIPAGNGRFVATAGSSNQGTGIIDPGSVTQTGAYTGDTYQIKFTGPNTFDVTDTTTNTPVLSNQTYQSGSTISFAGIQTNITGAPKANDTFTIDPSASQSVFKTLQNIVTTLNTPVSNNASKTAMHNQINQELSSLDQGINNVINTQASVGSRQNAITSQQSLQQDWGVQLQTAQSKIQNLDYAKAISLYQQQLTALKAAEQTYTKVQGLSLFNYL; this is encoded by the coding sequence ATGCGTCTTTCCACGGCTGAATTCACTCAGAGCAGTATCAACTCGATCCTCGATCAGCAATCGCAACTCAATCAGACCCAGCAACAACTCTCGACCGGGCGCAGCATCGTTACCCCGGCCGACAACCCGCCCGGCGCGGCTCAGGCGCTTCAACTGCAGTCGGCGATCGATACCAACACACAATGGGTCAAGAACGGCGATGCGGCCACTGCCAGCCTGAATCTGGAGCAAAGCACGCTGACGCAGGTCAAAAACGTGCTGCAAAGTGTCCGGACGCTGGTCATTCAGGCCAATAACGGTACCGAAAACAACCAAAGCCGAGCCGCGATCGCCACCCAGGTCAAACAAAACCTCCAGGAAGTACTGGGCTATGCCAACACCCGCGACAGCAACGGCAACTACATCTTCGCCGGCTCGCAGACCGCGACTAAACCCTTCACGCAGAATCCCGGTGGCAGCTTTGCTTACTCCGGCGATCAGATCCAGCGCTTCATCCAGATCGGCGGCAGCCGCCAGATCGCCAGTAACGACCCTGGCTCCAGCGTGTTCATGCAGATTCCGGCCGGCAATGGCCGCTTCGTCGCAACTGCGGGTTCCAGCAACCAGGGCACCGGAATCATCGATCCGGGCTCGGTGACCCAAACAGGCGCCTATACCGGTGATACCTATCAGATCAAATTCACCGGCCCCAACACATTCGATGTGACCGATACCACCACCAATACGCCGGTGCTCAGCAATCAAACCTACCAAAGCGGCAGCACGATCAGCTTCGCCGGCATCCAGACGAATATCACTGGCGCTCCGAAGGCTAACGACACCTTCACTATTGATCCCAGCGCGAGTCAGAGCGTCTTTAAAACCCTGCAGAACATCGTTACCACCCTGAATACTCCGGTCAGCAATAACGCCTCTAAGACTGCGATGCACAATCAGATCAATCAGGAACTGTCCAGTCTCGATCAGGGCATCAACAACGTAATCAACACCCAGGCCAGCGTCGGCTCACGTCAAAACGCAATCACCAGTCAGCAGTCCTTGCAGCAGGACTGGGGCGTGCAACTGCAAACGGCTCAGTCCAAGATCCAGAACCTCGATTACGCCAAGGCCATCAGCCTCTACCAGCAGCAACTGACCGCTCTGAAAGCGGCGGAACAGACCTACACCAAGGTTCAAGGGTTGTCGCTGTTCAATTACCTGTGA
- the flgK gene encoding flagellar hook-associated protein FlgK, producing MAGSDILGIGTSALLGYQQALQTTSNNISNANTPGYARERVDFATRPGTSTGDYYLGNGVQASGVQRIVSQFVNGQLTNATAANSRYQTYSQYANQVDNLLAKQSAGLQPALQSFYNAVQGVANAPASIPARQELLTQGGDLAGRFNTLYQQFNQIGAQVNARLSSDVNSINSLATQIASLNTQIVAASNNNPTGKPNSLLDQRDAVVNQLAKYVSVNTVSQSDGSINVTIGTGQALVVGSSVTRLGTAAVNGDPSRCLLYTSPSPPDPERYRTPSSACS from the coding sequence ATGGCAGGCTCGGATATTTTAGGCATCGGTACTTCGGCGCTGCTCGGTTATCAGCAGGCTCTGCAGACCACGAGCAACAATATTTCCAACGCGAACACGCCCGGATACGCCCGCGAGCGGGTCGATTTCGCAACGCGTCCAGGGACTTCGACCGGAGACTATTACCTCGGCAACGGTGTGCAGGCCAGTGGTGTACAACGCATCGTCAGCCAGTTCGTCAATGGTCAACTTACCAACGCCACCGCCGCCAACAGCCGTTATCAGACATACAGCCAGTATGCCAATCAGGTCGACAACCTGCTGGCCAAACAGAGCGCGGGACTGCAGCCTGCGTTGCAGTCTTTCTACAATGCGGTGCAGGGAGTTGCCAACGCGCCGGCTTCGATTCCGGCACGGCAGGAACTGCTGACGCAAGGTGGCGATCTGGCGGGGCGATTCAACACCCTGTATCAGCAATTCAATCAAATCGGCGCCCAGGTCAACGCTCGGCTCAGCAGTGACGTGAACTCAATCAACAGCCTTGCAACGCAGATTGCCAGCCTCAATACCCAGATCGTCGCCGCCAGTAACAATAATCCGACAGGAAAGCCAAACAGCCTGCTCGATCAGCGTGACGCAGTGGTGAACCAGCTGGCTAAATATGTCAGCGTCAACACGGTTTCACAAAGCGATGGGTCCATCAACGTCACCATCGGCACCGGGCAGGCGCTGGTCGTTGGCTCCTCGGTGACCCGTCTCGGCACAGCGGCGGTCAATGGTGATCCCAGCCGCTGTCTCTTATACACATCTCCGAGCCCACCAGACCCTGAGCGATATCGTACGCCGTCTTCTGCCTGTTCATAA